One window of the Oncorhynchus clarkii lewisi isolate Uvic-CL-2024 chromosome 19, UVic_Ocla_1.0, whole genome shotgun sequence genome contains the following:
- the LOC139375524 gene encoding uncharacterized protein, whose product MDLPPPVLFSHGHTPSCAILPWTHPLPRYSPMDTPPPALLSHGHTPSRAILLMDTPPPALFPPWTHHPPTLGYSPMDTQPLCYSPMDTPPPALIFSWTHPLPRYSPMDTPPPVLFFSWTHPFSRYSTMDTPPPALLSHGHTPSRAILLMDTPPPALFFSWTHPLPRYSPHGHTPSLCCSPMDIPPPCAAPPWTYPLPALFSHGHTPSLCCSSMDIPPPCAAPSWTYPLPVLLPHGHTPSLCCSPMDIPPPCAAPPWTYPLPALFSHGHNPSLRYSPMDIPPPCAAPPWTYSLPVLLPHGHTPSLCCSPMDILPPCAAPPWTYPPNTQILI is encoded by the coding sequence ATGGACCTACCCCCTCCTGTGCTATTCTCCCATGGACATACCCCCTCCTGTGCTATTCTCCCATGGACACACCCCCTCCCGCGCTACTCTCCCATGGACACACCCCCTCCCGCGCTACTCTCCCATGGACACACCCCCTCTCGCGCTATTCTTCTCATGGACACACCCCCTCCCGCACTATTCCCCCCATGGACACACCACCCCCCCACCCTGGGCTATTCTCCCATGGACACACAACCCCTGTGCTACTCTCCCATGGACACACCCCCTCCCGCGCTAATCTTCTCATGGACACACCCCCTCCCGCGCTACTCTCCCATGGACACACCCCCTCCCGTGCTATTCTTCTCATGGACACACCCCTTCTCGcgctactccaccatggacacaCCCCCTCCCGCGCTACTCTCACATGGACACACCCCCTCCCGGGCTATTCTTCTCATGGACACACCCCCTCCTGCGCTATTCTTCTCATGGACACACCCTCTCCCGCGCTATTCTCCACATGGACATACCCCCTCCCTGTGCTGCTCCCCCATGGACATACCCCCTCCCTGTGCTGCTCCCCCATGGACATACCCCCTCCCTGCGCTATTCTCCCATGGACATACCCCCTCCCTGTGCTGCTCCTCCATGGACATACCCCCTCCCTGCGCTGCTCCCTCATGGACATACCCCCTCCCTGTGCTGCTCCCCCATGGACATACCCCCTCCCTGTGCTGCTCCCCCATGGACATACCCCCTCCCTGCGCTGCTCCCCCATGGACATACCCCCTCCCTGCACTATTCTCCCATGGACATAACCCCTCCCTGCGCTATTCTCCCATGGACATACCCCCTCCATGTGCTGCTCCCCCATGGACATACTCCCTCCCTGTGCTGCTCCCCCATGGACATACCCCCTCCCTGTGCTGCTCCCCCATGGACATACTCCCTCCCTGTGCTGCTCCCCCATGGACATACCCCCCCAACACTCAGATCCTCATCTAA